TTTTAGTTACAACCTTAGATGCCGGAAGTGAGTCCAATTTAAGTCCTGAACTTTTGATCCATGCGGTTCTGCTCTTTTTAAGAGCGGAGGTTTCCAGATATGATATAGAGGTCATGCGAAAGAAACTTTTATTTAGTAATCATTTTTCTATATAATTTAAAACGGTATTGACATCCATAAATTACCAATGTAAAATAAAGGAAAATAATACATGATATGTATCTATTGAGGGGGTATTTTATGAAATGTTTTTTAAACAGGGATTATGTAGAAAATTTTATCCGGTATCACAAAAAGACGATTATAAAAGTGGCGGCAGGAATCCTATTATTTGCGGCTGCTTTTTTTGTTTTTTGTATTCGGGATCATGAGGGACCGACTAAAGAATTTCATTTAATGAACGGTTCGGAAGTACAACAGCAGAAAGCGGATTCGGCGGGAGCGGAAGAAGCTTCGGATTCCCAGACAGAGGAAAAAGCGACGGCTGTAAAAAGTAAAATTTACATTGATATCGGCGGAGCTGTTCATAAGCCGTATGTATATGAAATGCAGGAAGGTGCCAGAGTATATGAGGCCATAGAACTGGCAGGAGGATTAACGGCGGAGGCCGATGTGAGCAGCCTGAATTTGGCACAGGTGCTAAAGGATGAAGACAAGATCATGATTTACACAAAAAAACAGATGGAAGAGGGAAGCATGGAAGATTCCATAAAAAATAATAAAGTCTCTCAGATAGCCGGTGGAAATACCTCAAGACAGTTCGATACGGACTCTTCACAGGGGCTGATCAACATCAACACAGCCGGTTCCGATGCATTACAGACCATTACGGGAATCGGTCCTTCTACAGCAGAAAAAATTATTTCTTATCGGCAAGAGCACGGTTCTTTTAAAAAAATAGAAGACCTGATGAACGTCAGCGGTATCGGTCAAAAAACTTTTGATAAACTAAAAAGCAAAATTACGGTTTAAAATAGGCAATTTTGTTAAAACTATCCTAGTAAGAGGTGGTTTTATGTTTACAAGAAAAAAGAGATTAGTAGAGCGAAAAGAGTTTTACATCGCTTTAGTGGCTATATTGGGCGTTGGATATTTAATGGGGAACCTTTTTCTGTCTCCGGAGGATACGGATCAAAAGGACAATGTTAGTGCCAAGGTCAGTCAGACGGTCAAGCAGAATCAGGATAAAGCAGACAACATATCCGAGAACAGAGATATGAATTCCGATGAGGTTTCAGAAAATAGTGATATAAATTCTGATAATAGTGTTCAAGAAAATCAATCCGGCGAATATTATTTAGTGAAGGAATCGGACGGAGTGATCAAAGTATATCGGTATGACGAAAACGGAGAAGAAAGTTTACTGAAAAAAACAGATATTCTTTTCTCGCTTCTCAGCGAGGAAGATCAGGAATTATTCTCCAAAGGAGTCGTCGTACAGACAGATGATGAATTGTTAGAATTATTACAAGATTTTGAAAGCTAGGAGTTATTTGCTTTATGGAAAAAAAGAGAGTACATGGAATTGCGAAAGGTTTATGTGTATTTGTTTTATTAGTGGCTGCTGTTACAGGGATTTCATTTGCCATCAAACAGGTGGAACAGCCTGCACCGGCAGCTATGAATGTGGTGACGGAAAAAACGCTGATGCCGGGAGGACAGTCCATAGGGGTCAAAATGGACGTAAAGGGGGTTCTGATCGTAGGACTTCAAGAAATCGAAACCGTCACCGGAGAAGTTGTCAACCCCGGCTTATTATCCGGATTGCAGATTGGTGATACCATACTGGAGATAAACGGACAAAAAGTGTATCGTGCGGCAGAAGTACAATCGATTGTAAATAAAATAAGGGGAGAAGTGCTTTTAAAGCTTCAACGAAAGGATGATATCATAGAGATTACCCTGACACCGGTGATTGCTAAGTCGGACAATATGTACAAATTAGGTATCTGGGTGAAGGATAAGACCGCAGGAATCGGAACATTGACGTATTACGATCCGCAGAGTAATTTTTATGGAGCACTGGGCCACGCGATAACAGATCCTGAAACTTCTGCCATTCTTCCGGTAGCAGAAGGAGAACTGGTTCATTCGAAGGTGGAATCTGTCAAACAGGGAAAGGCCGGGAACCCCGGGGAAATCCGAGGTATATTCTATGAAGCAGACGACCCTCTGGGCAGCTTGAATAAGAATACGGAATTTGGAATTTTTGGTAAGCTGTACGGGGAAATAACGAATCCGTATTATAGTAAACCATTACCGATCGGGTATCAAGATTCTGTCGTAGAGGGACCGGCATATATTCTGACTACCTTGGATAATAATAAAGTAGAATGCTACGAAATAGAGATAGAAAAAGTAAATAAACAGAATAAGCCAGATACAAAAAGTATGACAATAAAAGTGACAGATGAAAGACTTTTGAAGAAAAGCGGCGGTATTGTACAGGGCATGAGCGGAAGTCCTATTATCCAGAACGGAAGGCTTATAGGTGCTGTAACTCACGTGTTTGTCAATAATCCTCAAAAGGGATATGGCATATTTATAGAGTGGATGCTTCAAGAGCAAATGTCGAATAGTGTCGAATCATGACAAAACTTATGTATATTTTCTGATAATTTATGTTGCATAAGCCATGGAAAAAGTATAAATTAATAGATGCTGGAGTATTGCTAAAAAATATAATAATCTATGCAGATTATTATGAATTTAAGGGGGACATGTAATGACAAAAATTAGTATCGGAATTGCAGATGATAACAAGGATTTTTGTGAAATTCTAAGTGATTATTTTACCGAGCAGGAAAATATTGACATTACCTTTGTAGCAAATGACGGAATACAGACTGTAGATTGTGTGAAAAAGTTTTTACCGGATGTTCTGATCCTGGACATGATTATGCCGCATCTGGACGGCCTTGGCGTTTTGGAGAATATCAATAATATGGATCTGCCAAAATATCCGAAAACCATCATGCTTTCTGCAGTAGGACAGGAATCGATTACTCAAAAAGCAACGAAACTGGGTGCAGAGTACTATTTGGTCAAACCATTTAATTTGGGAGTTTTGTCCAAAAGGATCAATCAGCTCTTTGGCGAAGAAATGCAAGAAAGCGCCGGGAAGCTTACCAGTATCAGAACCGTAGTAAATAATAATACGGAAAAAACAAATAATGATTTGGAGGTCGATATTACAAATATCATTCACGAAGTGGATGTACCGGCTCATATCAAAGGATATCAGTACTTGAGAGATGCCATTACTATGGTGGTGGAAGATATGGATTTATTGGGTGCGGTTACGAAAGAGCTTTATCCGGCTATAGCTAAGCTCAACAATACGACGCCGAGCAGGGTGGAAAGAGCAATCCGCCATGCGATAGAGGTAGCATGGAACCGGGGTAAAATTGAAACAATTAATAACTTATTTGGATATACCGTACATAATGATAAAGGGAAACCTACGAATTCGGAATTCATCGCAATTATAGCAGATAAGTTACGACTGGAACGAAAAATTTCTTAACAAGTAAATATTGTTCGAAGTTATAATAGAAAAGGATTACCGTTTCAAAAAATAGCGAAGCCGCCTAAAGCAATTTAGATGGCTTATGACGTTGTTCGGATTA
This region of Aminipila luticellarii genomic DNA includes:
- the spo0A gene encoding sporulation transcription factor Spo0A, whose translation is MTKISIGIADDNKDFCEILSDYFTEQENIDITFVANDGIQTVDCVKKFLPDVLILDMIMPHLDGLGVLENINNMDLPKYPKTIMLSAVGQESITQKATKLGAEYYLVKPFNLGVLSKRINQLFGEEMQESAGKLTSIRTVVNNNTEKTNNDLEVDITNIIHEVDVPAHIKGYQYLRDAITMVVEDMDLLGAVTKELYPAIAKLNNTTPSRVERAIRHAIEVAWNRGKIETINNLFGYTVHNDKGKPTNSEFIAIIADKLRLERKIS
- a CDS encoding helix-hairpin-helix domain-containing protein — its product is MKCFLNRDYVENFIRYHKKTIIKVAAGILLFAAAFFVFCIRDHEGPTKEFHLMNGSEVQQQKADSAGAEEASDSQTEEKATAVKSKIYIDIGGAVHKPYVYEMQEGARVYEAIELAGGLTAEADVSSLNLAQVLKDEDKIMIYTKKQMEEGSMEDSIKNNKVSQIAGGNTSRQFDTDSSQGLININTAGSDALQTITGIGPSTAEKIISYRQEHGSFKKIEDLMNVSGIGQKTFDKLKSKITV
- the spoIVB gene encoding SpoIVB peptidase, which translates into the protein MEKKRVHGIAKGLCVFVLLVAAVTGISFAIKQVEQPAPAAMNVVTEKTLMPGGQSIGVKMDVKGVLIVGLQEIETVTGEVVNPGLLSGLQIGDTILEINGQKVYRAAEVQSIVNKIRGEVLLKLQRKDDIIEITLTPVIAKSDNMYKLGIWVKDKTAGIGTLTYYDPQSNFYGALGHAITDPETSAILPVAEGELVHSKVESVKQGKAGNPGEIRGIFYEADDPLGSLNKNTEFGIFGKLYGEITNPYYSKPLPIGYQDSVVEGPAYILTTLDNNKVECYEIEIEKVNKQNKPDTKSMTIKVTDERLLKKSGGIVQGMSGSPIIQNGRLIGAVTHVFVNNPQKGYGIFIEWMLQEQMSNSVES